A stretch of DNA from Candida dubliniensis CD36 chromosome 6, complete sequence:
ATTTGCCATCAAAGTTGCTACCAATCCTACGAACAAAAGATTTTTATTTAGGACTcacaattttcaattctacAATATActaaatattgaaatattcATTTCAAACGaaaccaaataatttatattaataaagTTGTATAAATAATACAGAAACTTTAAAAAACTTAAAATAATACTAAACTAAATGGGAAGAGGGTTAAAAGGGTAATTctatatataataaaaaataaaaaaaaaaaatgtcaTGTAAGTGGCCATCAAGTCCAAGTCATTAAAAtgtaataaaataaaaatcaatgTACAAGCAgcaaataattgattagtGTTAGAATGCCATTTCCATTAAAAAGATCTGGTAATATTTTGTCTTATAACAAAGGTTAATTCAAGAAAGATAAATACTTTTTCATAACTGGTTTATCTTTCACGCACACACACATATTTCTTCCAAAACCTCTTTTAAATCCAAAATACCAAGATTAATcgaattaaacaaaaacaaaattcaCGGTTTCTAATATTAATGTTGTTTTGAGTTGCTGcctgaagatgaagaacCTTCATTCACAATTtctgcttcttcttcgtcttcGTCTTCGTCTTCGTCGTTTTCTCCCTCCAAGTTCACATCCAAATCTCTTGCGACTCTTTCTTCCACATCTTTAATGTCATTCATACCATAGTAAGCAATGGAAGCCAACCCTAAGAATGCTGCAATACATGAAAAAACTAAAGCGACAATACCTCTTGCAGTGAAACCAGTTGGTAATCTCTTTACTTGAATATTTTCACCTTTTAAGTTCAAGAAATCATTTGTATTAGCTGCAGCGTTACCTTCCCATGATACTCCAACCTTTTCACAAATCTGCTTGTGATTATCAGTTATTTGTTGacttgaatttttttgaatagCCTCTGGATCTTCAATTAACACAATGGCCAAACCTTGATCCAAATGCCATTCAATATGACAGTGGAAGAACCAAACCCCTGGGTTGTCGGCTTTGAATCTCATGACAATGTAGGATTGAGGTCTAACGTAAACAGTATCTCTACTCATCGGGTATTCGGGCCAGTCGGCATGGTCGGTAGCATTATAACCAACTGGATCTTCTGTATCAGGAATTTCTTTATGtctttcaattaattggaATACGTGCCCGTGCAAATGGAACGGGTGTGTACCAGAATCCAAATTGTTCAAgacaatatcaacaacgTCACCACCTTGTAAAACAAAACTGTTGGTGTTAGTACCATAAACCAATTCATTAGTCACAGCATCACCAGCACTCAAAACACTCAACAAAGTTGGAACTTTTGGTGTTGTGTAAGTGATGTTATTAAAAAAAGCATAATTAACTCCATTACCTAAATTGTTCATTTGAACATCAACTGTGATAGTATAGTCTGCATCATCTAAtagtttttctttatttaaGGGTTTCAAGTAGAAATCGTCTAAATAGTCATCAATGGAGTCGACAATATAAGCATCAGGTAATGGAGCACTCTCATTGTACACAATGTAATTGGTTCCATTGACTTGCAAATCAGCAGGAACAGTATCTAACATAGTAATATCAACATGATTCATGAAAGCATAATTCTTATCTGTTGAATTCTTTGTTGTGATTAAGACACTATATCTTTGGGCGATAGTGATATACAACATATCGGTTGTATTTTTCTCGACATAAACACCATCCACTTCAACAACTGTGAACTCGTGGTCTTCCATCCACAAATATTGTGTGACAAATCTTCCAATATTGGCAATTCTCAATAAGTACGTCTTTCCAGGTTCAACTTTCCAGGTATTGTTTCTCGTCTCATTGAACAAAAGATTCAGCGGGATTGGTTCAGCTCCGGTTGGATTAAATCTACTCAAAAATCCTGGCATTAAATCCTTAGAATAGTCATGATAATGTTCACTTAATGTTAAAACTACTTCTTCGTCATAGTCATATGGgaaatcatcatcttcaataataaagacACCTCTCATACCATCACCATACTGACCTGAAGTGTGACTATGATACCAATAAGTGCCAACTTGGTCGTCAATGGTGAAATTGTATAGGAAAGTTTCACCTGGTGGAATTGGACATTGAGTAACCATTTCTGGACCATCCATTTGGTTTGTACCGTGTTGAAATAAACCGTGGAAATGTAAAGTAGtattcaaatcatcaaagCCATTGATCAAATACAACTGAATTCTGTCACCCTTTTTGGCTCTTAATGTGGGCAAGGGCCAAGAATCATTAAACCCGATCATTTTACGAGGAAAACCCCCATCTGGATTTGCATCTACCCAACCAGTTTTGAAATACCATGTGTGAGTTTCAGCAGATACAAATGACAGTAAAAATGAGATAAAAAGTATAAATGACGAAACAATAAATTGCAttgcttgttttttttttttgttgttgtttggtgttttttgtttggtaTTTTATGGCCAGAGTTCTGTTATATTCTCAAGATACGTTTAAAACCAAAGTAAAACTATTACGTTCAATACTGGGAGCAGGAAAAATgtattcaattaaaactaAACCCAATTAAAAGcttgaatttttgaatatatatatgggAATATCTTTGTTCTTAAATTGGTTGCTATCTCTTTGATTGTCTATAGTAATTTGCAAGCGAGAATccccccccaaaaaaaaaaaagaatagtTTAAGGCttgataatatttgattagCCGTTGCCAAGAAAACTATTTTAGTGTTTTATTAGGGTGCAAAAAGGAAAGCAAATTTGGTGGTGGAGTGTGGGAAATaagttgatgatatttGGTTATCACTTAACAAATGTACTTGGCTAAAACCTTGTATTGCTAAATAAAAAGAACTAagaaatgataaaaaaaacttaAGGGCAAGTGGCTAACGCAGTGATATTTATACTTTTCCTTTCACAAGATTGGTTATCTGATAAAGAAGAGTTCAATTTCACTCGATTTTCAGacataaatgaaaaaaaaaaaaagaaagaaagaaacttGAAAGAGAAGTATTTTATTTCGGAATCCCTATGCATGAAGTTAAAAGCAAAAGATACATAGTGCTTTTCCTgttccaaaaaaagaaaagatttGCTCACTCAAAGAGCCAATCGCAATAGTATAGTGATAACACATTCTACTAGGAAAGTAAACAATTGTGTCTGTCAGGTTATGAATAACATAGGATTTATATGTAGATACATTCATAAGATTGAAGCCGTGGAAAAGCCACGTTCAAAAGTGAGTTCAAATGCATGCAGCATCCAAAAAATTTGTAACAATGCAAATTCAGTGAAagggacaaaaaaaaaaagacaataGAATATATATGCCAGTTTTACTAAAACAAATTAGAAATAAAATTGGTTGCTGAGTATGCTTAGGTAAGCTTGTCTTGTAGAAAtgtggtgatggtggttTCATGAATTTGTCACCGGAAACACCAAATtatgttgttggttttcGTTTTGCAGGTAATAAGGTCGCCAAAACCGTCACAGTAGTTACCATATGAGATGCAGGTTTACCTAATGCTATTTTCTTTAGCCTAAACCTTAAGTAGTTGGCACTGATATTGCTTGAAGTCTAAATTGAAGCTAGTAACCCACTCTTGTCAGATACAACTCGCGGAAAAAACGGGCAAAGTGgtttatattaataaaaattaaaacattaTATAACACAAATCTAAAAAAACGGAATACGAATAGGGGCGGAGGGGGTTTTAAGGGGTGTTTCTCTATATAACAagtaatgaaaaaaaaaaaagaaaaagatattaaACTGTAATTGGTCATCAAGTCAAGTCgttaaaataaaataataatgaataaaaaaagaagtaaTAGCCCAAAGCAAAAGTGATTGGAAGTGAAactcaatttcaatttatatcCTCCTGTAGTATTTTGTAGTTTTCCAAGGTTAGTTCAAAAAAGATAGATACATTTCAAAACTAATTTCTATCTTTTACGCACACACACTTATTTCTTCGAAAACCTTTTTGAACattaaaatattgaattggatTCAGTTGAATAATTGAGAGCTTCAATGTTTGTCTCTAACGTTTGGAATTGCTAACAGAGGATGACGAACCATCGTTGACGATTTCGtcctcttcttcatccAAGTCGACGTCCAAATCTCTAGCAACTCTTTCTTCCACATCTTTAATATCATTCATACCATAGTAGGCAATAGTGGCTAAACCTAATACACCAGCAATACATGAGAAAACCAAGGCAACAATACCTCTAGCAGTGAAACCGGTAGGCAATCTCTTGTGTTGGACATTTTCACCTTTTAAATCCAAGTAGTCTTTAGTATTAGCAGCAGCATTACCTTCCCAAGAAATACCAACTTTTTCACAAATTTGCTTGTGGTTATCAGTGATTTGTTGACTGGAGTTCTTTTGAATGTTTTGTGGgtcttcaatcaattgaatggCCAAACCTTGATCCAAATGCCATTCAATGTGACAATGGAAGAACCAAACCCCTGGGTTGTCAGCTTTGAATCTCATGACAATGTAGGATTGAGGTCTAACGTAAACAGTGTCTCTCAACATTGGATATTCTGGCCAATCGGCATGGTCAGTGGAGTTATAGGCGACTGGATCTTCTGTATCAGGAATTTCTTCATGtctttcaattaattggaATACATGTCCGTGCAAATGGAATGGATGCTTACCAGTATCCAAATTGTTCAAGACGATATCAACAACGTCACCACCTTGTAAAACAAAACTGTTGGTATTAGTACCATAAACCAATTCATTGGAGGCAGCATCACCAGCACTCAAAACACTCAACAAAGTTGGAACTTTTGGTGTTGTGTAAgtaatattgttgaaaaaggCATAATTGACACCGTTGCCTAAATTATCCATTTGAACTTCGAGGGTGATAGTATAATCAGCATCGTCTAATAACTTTTCTTTACTCAAAGGTTTCAAGTagaaatcatcaaaataatcatcaatagAATCCAAAAGGTATGGTTCTGGTTTGTCGGCATCGGAGTTATATTCAATGTAATTGGTACCATTTAATTCCAAGTCAGAAGGAATAACATCCAacatatcaatatcaactcTGTTCATGAATGCATAGTTTTTATCAGTAGAGTTTTTGGTAGTAATCAAAACCCCATATCTTTGAGCAACGGtgatataaatcaaatcagTAGTGTTTTTTTCAACGTAAATACCATCGACTTCAACGATAGTAAACTCGTGGTCTTCCATCCAAACATATTGAGATACGAATCTACCAATGTTAATGATTCTAACAAAATAAGTTTTACCTGGTTCAACTTTCCAAGTGTTATTTCTGGTTTCATTGAATAAAATGTTCAGTGGAATTGGTTCAGCACCAGTTGGGTTGAATCTGCTCATGAAATCTTTATGTAAATCATCTGAGAAGTCGTGGTAATGTTCACCCAAAGTCAAAATAACTTCTTCATCGTAATCATATGGGAAATCGTCATCGTCGATAATGAAAACACCTCTCATACCATCACCATATTGACCGGATGTATGACTGTGGTACCAGTAAGAACCAACTTGATCATCAACAGTAAAATTATATAAGAAAGTTTCACCTGGTGGAATTGGACATTGGGTAACCATTTCTGGACCATCCATTTGATTGGTACCGTGTTGGAATAAGCCATGGAAATGCAAGGAAGTATTTCTGTCATCGAAACCATTGATCAAGTATAAATTAACAGTGTCACCTTTCTTCACTCTTAAAGTAGGTAAAGGCCAACTACCATTGAAACCAATCATTGGTCTTTCAAGGACACCATCTGGGTTAGCGTTCACCCAACCAGTTTGGAAGTACCATGTATGGGTTTCAGCAGAAATTAATGTTGagaaaaaaaggaagactaaagaaaaaactgaTAAGCTTCTCATCTTTCTAAAATAAGTTCCTTTCTTCAgggtatatatatatagtctttttttttttgtggaAATGGATTAAGAATAGAATAATAATCACCAAGTTGTTAAGGAAACCGGAAAAGGCAATACCAGCGAAAGCAAGGGGTGGAAAAGTAACAGTAGCAATGGAATGTTAACTTTAATTATGAGACTAGACTTGACTTGAGCAAATTGGTTAATGAATGAACCCCTTCAATAACTAATTTGgtgtttttttaaaaaaataaaaaatacaaaaaatgaCTCTAGAGAAACCCAAAGAAggaaattagaaaatgaCTCAATGTTAAGTTTGAAGAGAAATGGATTCACTTTTATATTAAATGGAAATTTctcattttcttctttctagatgaaattgaattattattttagtGGTGGGGGGGACAAGATGGCAGAGATTAGTAGACTAAAAAAGCTAACAgggaaaagaaagaaaaaaacaaaaaaaaaaaagctttAACGTTTGATTATCTCAATTGTGTCTGTTTTTCTGTCTCTCTGACTTTCAAAAGATAAGTCAAAGATATGGCTGCGATACTAAAAAGATGGTAATAAGTTTGGTTGATGATGTTTATGGCAAGGTGCTGTAAATTTGTTGCACTAAAATTGATAGTTAAtcgtttttatttttcttggCAACTCAGAAAGAATTTGGTTCTGGTGTTGAATTCAGTGTAAATGGACAAAGTATTGGTAAATGTTGTTACACAAATATCACTTTCtgtatataaatataattttgtaAATGTATAAAGGgttaaatttgttttagtAACTAAATTtacttcaaaaaaaaaaaaagaaaaccaaaaactAAGTTTCAATTCAACCAATTAAATCTGAATAATCTACCTCATCTCATGCAGACATTAATTGTAGAGAAATTGGgagagaaaaaataattcattttcttttttttgtttggatTGTTAGGTacattgaaaaaaacaaagaaattcAACCAAAGGGTACAAAAATGAAGCAAGACAGATTTAGTGGAAGTTATCAAATAGGTATTAATTCTCATCCCCCCCTCCTCCCCCCTTGCTATCATTAGTTCTTCAACTTTCCATCCCTTTGTCATGAAAAGTAGtcgttttttttcttgggcGGCCCTTGCTGTTAAGTCAAACTTACTTTTAATTTAACTTGTCATTACGCCAATCATTATAAATGTGGaattgaaaccaataaCAAATCTACAATAATCACAGTTTGCATAACTTTTAGAAACGAATTTGACTTATTATAGGACAATATAGaaaactaaaaagaaaaacaatgGTAGTGCCTATGTGTCAACAATTCAAATCTCATCCCATTTAATTGGTTACtggccaaaaaaaaaaaaaagcagaAAAAGAActcaacaaaaagaaaaataccaaaagatttacaataataattaattcattcatatgacaaagaagaaaaattttttcaacaaaggAAGGAGGAAAGGAGGAAGAATTGGACAGTGATTGTGCATAAATTAATTCTGATGAAATAGTTTTGATCTTTGTATTACTATAAACAGCTAAATATGCAGACataaattttttggttgaaaCTAATTTGTTAAGTATTTTTGTGTAATTAAATCTGGAGTAATTGATTGATCAgataattaatattataacAATTCAAAAAGCGAGGTTCGCAAATAAAAACCCGATTTTTCGTAGAatgtataaatataaatttatagtattattgttgtCAATTGCTTTGTATTGCAGTTACTATTACAACAAAGGAAATTTAGTTGGAATATTGCCGTTCgagatttattatttgcaTCAGgttccattttttttttttgttttggttgttaGCTTGGCTGTCATTGGCTGAAATTGAACCAGGCAAAAATAgtaaaatgaaattgaccAAGAAAATCAAGAGGCGAGGAGGACAACAATATCACACAAACAATAAAGTCCATTTAGACGAGTAGAGCTTTACGGCCATACCTAACCAACGACTTTATTGGTCATGAAGAAACAATAGTTAATGTCCCGGCGTTTCGTATTTCTTTCATCTCTTGTCAACCAATAAACTAAAACTGTTGGTactttcttgttgtttatgTTTGAATTCATGTGTCTTATTTAAAGTTGGCCGTAAAAGAATTCTCTGGGGATCTTCTATTTTTGATGTGTATTGATTCTAAAGATTAATTTGTATAGGTATTGAAGTTGGCCGATATTTTGGTTTAGAAAGATAGTAACATCAACTTGGCTTCTACCATACAATAGATGTTATTACAAGTTATTTTAAGTACCTGTGGGTGAGgcagatgatgataataataatatatgcTCATCTGCTTAAAATTACATGCATCTAAAGTATATCGACATTGGCTCAACAGCTAATGAATTGAGATCACACTTACTTGTTGAACTGTCAAACTGCAAACTTACCATGCTTAGGCTATTCT
This window harbors:
- a CDS encoding iron transport multicopper oxidase precursor, putative (Similar to C. albicans FET3;~Similar to S. cerevisiae FET3;~In C. albicans: multicopper oxidase; required for growth under low-iron conditions;~In S. cerevisiae: ferro-O2-oxidoreductase required for high-affinity iron uptake and involved in mediating resistance to copper ion toxicity, belongs to class of integral membrane multicopper oxidases); amino-acid sequence: MQFIVSSFILFISFLSSFVSAETHTWYFKTGWVDANPDGGFPRKMIGFNDSWPLPTLRAKKGDRIQLYLINGFDDLNTTLHFHGLFQHGTNQMDGPEMVTQCPIPPGETFLYNFTIDDQVGTYWYHSHTSGQYGDGMRGVFIIEDDDFPYDYDEEVVLTLSEHYHDYSKDLMPGFLSRFNPTGAEPIPSNLLFNETRNNTWKVEPGKTYLLRIANIGRFVTQYLWMEDHEFTVVEVDGVYVEKNTTDMLYITIAQRYSVLITTKNSTDKNYAFMNHVDITMLDTVPADLQVNGTNYIVYNESAPLPDAYIVDSIDDYLDDFYLKPLNKEKLLDDADYTITVDVQMNNLGNGVNYAFFNNITYTTPKVPTLLSVLSAGDAVTNELVYGTNTNSFVLQGGDVVDIVLNNLDSGTHPFHLHGHVFQLIERHKEIPDTEDPVGYNATDHADWPEYPMSRDTVYVRPQSYIVMRFKADNPGVWFFHCHIEWHLDQGLAIVLIEDPEAIQKNSSQQITDNHKQICEKVGVSWEGNAAANTNDFLNLKGENIQVKRLPTGFTARGIVALVFSCIAAFLGLASIAYYGMNDIKDVEERVARDLDVNLEGENDEDEDEDEEEAEIVNEGSSSSGSNSKQH
- a CDS encoding iron transport multicopper oxidase precursor, putative (Similar to C. albicans FET3;~Similar to S. cerevisiae FET3;~In C. albicans: multicopper oxidase; required for growth under low-iron conditions;~In S. cerevisiae: ferro-O2-oxidoreductase required for high-affinity iron uptake and involved in mediating resistance to copper ion toxicity, belongs to class of integral membrane multicopper oxidases), encoding MRSLSVFSLVFLFFSTLISAETHTWYFQTGWVNANPDGVLERPMIGFNGSWPLPTLRVKKGDTVNLYLINGFDDRNTSLHFHGLFQHGTNQMDGPEMVTQCPIPPGETFLYNFTVDDQVGSYWYHSHTSGQYGDGMRGVFIIDDDDFPYDYDEEVILTLGEHYHDFSDDLHKDFMSRFNPTGAEPIPSNILFNETRNNTWKVEPGKTYFVRIINIGRFVSQYVWMEDHEFTIVEVDGIYVEKNTTDLIYITVAQRYGVLITTKNSTDKNYAFMNRVDIDMLDVIPSDLELNGTNYIEYNSDADKPEPYLLDSIDDYFDDFYLKPLSKEKLLDDADYTITLEVQMDNLGNGVNYAFFNNITYTTPKVPTLLSVLSAGDAASNELVYGTNTNSFVLQGGDVVDIVLNNLDTGKHPFHLHGHVFQLIERHEEIPDTEDPVAYNSTDHADWPEYPMLRDTVYVRPQSYIVMRFKADNPGVWFFHCHIEWHLDQGLAIQLIEDPQNIQKNSSQQITDNHKQICEKVGISWEGNAAANTKDYLDLKGENVQHKRLPTGFTARGIVALVFSCIAGVLGLATIAYYGMNDIKDVEERVARDLDVDLDEEEDEIVNDGSSSSVSNSKR